A segment of the Babylonia areolata isolate BAREFJ2019XMU chromosome 20, ASM4173473v1, whole genome shotgun sequence genome:
tctctctctctctctctctctgtgtgtgtgtgtgtgtgtgtgtgtgtgtgtttgccagattatccttcttttttttgataAATCCTTTCCCCCTTtattcctttgttggattaagtgcatatcacaagttagtcttgaaggccttgcctctctgtgtttctgcttgCAAGGATATATGATTGCCCATGAAAGTGGCGtatttctgtagaattttgccagggacaaccctttcattgcagTGAGCGGGGTCTTTAGGTACGCTAAGAGCATCCtacacacgggactttggttaccatctcacccgaatgactagcgtccagaccaccagccAAAGTCAAGTGAATGGGGAGTAAATATTGGCGAGTATTTCTCGCTCAAATTTCTCGCTTTCTTGGCATACTCGGTACCACTCCATTCTACTCCactgtgagtagtgtgtgtgtctatgtgtttgcatgtgcatgtgcatgtgcatgtgtgtgtgtgtgtgtgtgtgtgtgtgtgtgtgtgtgtgtgtctgtgtctgtgccttatgtctatgtgtgtttgtgcgtgtaagcatgtgtgtgtgtgcatgatatgtaAACCGTATGCTCACCAAGAAGAACACTTTACAACTCGTCCCAGTGATCTCTGACCCTCACCACTGATAAAACACTTATGCGATGATAAAAAGCATTGCTGCAACCACCCAAACAATGCAGGTCAGTGCATATTGTTTGCTGCAACGGCACAGAGGCACCAGTTACCAGTGTGACTGTTTACCTCTCGAATCAGTTTCACCAGTTTCGCCCAGTCGTCCCTTCACTCTCATTCAGGGCACCAGGGCTCTCTGTCCTGACTCCTACTGAGGCAGACAGGACAAAGACTTTGCGGTGAGTAATTTCGTTTTGTCACGCCAACGAATGAAGATTCCAAAATTTGAAAGCTACCAAATAGAAATAAATTcgtttaactgttgttgtttttgttgttgttgtatttttttagtGAGTGTATGGTCCTTcgactggggtggtggtggtggtggtggtggtgtgtgtgtgtgtgtgtgtgtgggtaatgcCTAATGTACCCTTCTGACTTTATGTACAGGTCAGTTGGTTTGTTGGTCATTCTGattcaattttctctctctctctctctctctctctctctctctctctctctctctctctctctctctgtgtgtgtgtgtgtgtgtgtgtgtctctccccctttctctctgtgtgtctttcagcgtctctctctctctctgtctttcggtctctcagtatctgtctctctcagtatctctctctccctctatctgtctctcagtctgtctgtctgactctctcattctatctgccTGTCGTCCTCTTTGTGGTGTCTCGTTTTCCTTTTAGATAAGTATAAAACAGTAAAGGCTTGAGTACTCTGTGGAACTAGGATTTCTAGAACAAGGTGAGATTACAAGCCCTTGACTTTGTTCTCTGTTCATGAATGAACTTGCTAAAGATTTGCTAAAGATATTATTGATAATTGATACATGACGTACGATTTAACCCATACattacttacttgtttatttTGCCTTTAGCGTGGAATCACGACTTCAATATTTTATTGACACATTTATTGGCCAGTTCATGATGTAACATGACGGGAATCCTGTCAGGACTTTCATTCATTGCACGGACAAATGCCGTTCTGTCTTGCCATGATCACGACGTATATGCTCAGTTGTGCATAGTTGTTTAGATTATGATCTGGAATACTTGTATTCAGTTTCTTTGCTATTCTGGTGAGTTCCGTTTTGATTAGAATCAAGTTCTCGGGTTGGAACATGCGTAACGAACGAGCTCGCGACTTATCATACGTGTGTGTTGATGGGGTagtatatatatgagagagagagagagagagagagagagagagagagagcgatggagggaggagagagatggggagagggggtagcCTTACAACTAGGAATGGAGTGCAATATTGTGCCTTGTACAGCAAACAGAATGTCTAAGCCTCATAAATAATGTTCCTGTCTTTTCTTCACAGAACAACGTTCAACGCAGCAACAAAGATGACCGTTGCAGCCCATCTCAAGGATCGCCATGGCAACGACATTTACTATGGAAACGGTGGTGATACATGGTTCATCCCATCCACGCACATTAAGGACTACAGGGAACACCTGAAGAAGATACGTCATATGGAACTGCGGGATGATGATGTCATTCTTGCGTCATTTCCTAGAAGTGGTGAGATCTTCTGATCATCATTTTCATTCTCCTCTCAACctttcttgtccttttcctccCCATCCCGATCTCTATTCTGTGATTCATCATGTGTACTGCCTACACTGCAGTGGTTGCGATTTCGCTTACATTTTCCCgctacaaccatctacctgaatatctagtcatcagccccatccacatgtaatatgcagcttctgttccaacgtgtgtgtgtgtgtgtgtgtgtgcgcgcgcgcgcgtgcgtgcgtgcgtgcgtgcgtgcatctctgtgtgtgtgtgtgtgtgtgcagtacctgcaagcgtgagtatgcacacgtttttatattgatatgcacttgtatgtatcttatttctactgtatctatgtttgtgtatgattttcgatttatgttcgtattttgttatgtactatccccccaatattccttgtgaccccggtacactttgtaataaagacatattcttttcTATATTCCATTCTAAAGTCTACactaatgttcacacacacacacacacacagccacacacacacacacacacacacacacacacacacacacacacacacacacgcacgcacgcagacacacacacaaacactcatacgcgcacacgtgcacgtgcattatcacacacacgtacatacatatgaACTCGTTCgcctgcaaatgcacacacacgcgcgcattaacacataacacacacacacacacacacacacacacacacacacacacacacacacacacagtgtttgctTTTAGATACTCCATTTCAAAATGTACAGGCGTAAAATCGAAATGTGCATGCAACATTTACCTTCCCTTGAAAATTTgatcaccaccacaaaaaacaacaacaaaaaacaagcaaacaaacaacaaaaaaccccacagaatgCAAGAATGACGTGGAAACGAAATGACAGCAAAGCAAAGCGACTACTCTGTCAGACTTTGATTCAGATAAGTTCTTATGATTATCAccatggcgaaaaaaaaaaagaaaagaaaagaaaagcttacTATCCTGGTAGTTGTCTGTATGAAAATATTCACGGTCGTTTATACTGGTGTGTTTTGCTTGGTTAGTTTGATTtacatatgttttgttttgttttcttttttattcagttatttttgCCTCTACAGGTAGACATCGCAGGCGTATATTGTCAAACGCTTTTGTTTTGATGTTATTttgattttctctcttttctttccaataGCGTGAATGTAACTACCCGCAATCATTATCATAAAAAATAGGATTTAATACGAACAAATATTATGGACGGAAAAAGCACAAGCCGATAGAAACAAAGATAAGTGCTGAGACTGACATATAGATAACCTGCTAAACCTATGTTGACAGCATGTTCCTTTATATAAGTTAAGTCTTTCAGCCATATATCATGTGAAAAGGGGTCACTGCCACTGCTAAGATAAAGGACTAGTGTAGAAGAGACGAAAGTTGAATCGTATTTGGcatgacatttttttgtttgtttgtttgtttatacttTCGTGACGAATTTAATGACGCTTGTTGCTGTCTTCTATGAGTttaaattcacacacagactaacaggcaaatagacagacagactgacaatcagacagacagacagttgcacacacacatgcacgcacacacatatatacacacacgcacgcacgcacgcgcaaacacacacacacacacacacacacacacacacacacacacacacacacacacacacacttttgttttcatttcaaacaTATACACAAAGTCATTTTCAAACTGACTACAAGCGAGAGATTTCTTTACCATCCATTGGTTTCCCTCAGTATTAGGcatttggttctctctctctctctctctctctctctctctctctctctctctctatatatatatatatatatatatatgtgtatatatatatatatatatatatatatatatcaattgcttgatatatatacacatattttttCACTTCAAGTATGTACACAAAGTCACTGCTGACGGCGAAAGAGTTCCCTACATTCCCTTATTTCCTCCAGTACTAGTTATTTGCTTTTATATATAATGTTTGGTAAACAGAAAAATACAAAGTTATAAATGTAGATAGAGGTaattacagatatatatatattcatatatatatatatatatatatatatatattattccttTCCTGTATCCATTTTTGAATGCATGTTATCTTTGTTGAAATTTGAGAAACAAGAATTTCTTCTTCATATCCTAATCTACGTGGATGGATTCAGGGAAGCACCAAACAGATGAGCACTAAGCAAGCAAAGACAATCGCCTTATTCTTCATGTTTGTTCGTGTTAAGTCTCATTGCCAacgggtgtttttgttgtttatgttttgtttgtttgtttgtttgtttttgttttgttgttttttctgatggTGGTGCCTGCTGAGGATGGGGCTCTTAGTCAGAAACATAAGTTCTGGCTAGGCTGATAATAATCAATGGTGTCTTCAGGTTCGTTTTTTGAATGTACAACAAAAGTATTTTAAAGATACTATATTTCAAACAGGCAACTAAAAAGACAACGAAAAGTTGGTAGACAGTGACTTCAGTCTGGAAAACTTCATCACATCCTCACTCCCACTTTGTCCACATCACATTCCCTTGACATATGGATTTGTTTCAGGTACAATCTGGCATCACCAGATCCTTTACATGCTGTTGCATAATAACACGGACTATGTGGGTCGAATGGAGCAGGACCATTTTGAGTGGACAGAATTTGAAAAGCTGTCCAGATCTGAGGGGCCACAGACCTACGCCACCCATCTGAGGTAAGCAGGAGAGTGCAGCGTGGTGTCATTAAGTGTAGCACAAAtcaatagaagaaaaacaaagacaacgtAAAGTGTCGCACTTACTACGTAGGCTTCTCCCCTGTCGGAGCACAAGCCATCAGCGATATTCCATCAGACTCGACTCTAGGTCGTCCTTTCCGCTTCTACTCAATTAATCCCCTATTCAGCTCCGACTTACTGTCTGGCCTCCAGCTGTTTCTGGGCAATCTTCTCTTTCATTTCCCCTAAGGGTTGAACGTAAGAGCCTGGTGGATGTTGCTGGATATTGACTTTCTACAGGAGTGTCCAGTCcagcccctccccttccccaggaTCTGCTGACTGGGACCTGTCCCGCCCTGAACCACAAAGACTTTTTTTGTCCCACCACTGAATGCTAAAACTACCTAAAACGGGTGTTAATTAATGAGCCATGGGGCAGGACCGATTTGACATTGACACCTTTGTGGCCGTGGTGATTTCCCTGGAGGCCCAGATGTTCTTCAGCATTATAAGGCTTGATCATGTCGGCACAGTCAGcattggagaaaaacaaaacatcacgaACCTTCACTTGGGAAACGACATCGACGGCTTGACAGGTAATGAGTAGAAACTCGCCTACTTTGTTAAAAGAttggatgaaacatcgacaagcAGCATGAAAATCAGCGCCGAAAAGAACTAGTTGATGaccaactacaacaccaccatcaccgctgATTTAACTGTCAAGCGACAGGAGTAATGAACTGTTCAACAGTTTACCTAACCGGAATCCATCATCAGAAATGGATGGTGCACACCAGAAATCCTGTCGACGGTAGCAAAGACAaaatcagcactgtccagactaaaccctatatggaaggacagcaaACTTTTCGTGAAACATTTTTCTAATTGAAACATCTTTCTAATTGCATGTGAGGCATGGACCCTCACGGTGGATATGaaaaagaagaattcaagcccTGGAAATTAGATGCTATCGCAAGATGCTACCCATCAGATACATTGATCACATAACTGACCGCATAACCAATAAACATGTGTGccgaaccatcaagcagcacataaGACCTCATgatgatctgctgacatcagttcagAAAAGATGGCTAAGCTGGTATGGCCACAcagcaagatccaatggcctcgcAAAAACAATCctacaaggaactgttgagggagtgaGACGTAGAGGAAATCAGAAAaacacgatggactgacaacattgcacaaTGGTAAGGAAAACCATTTTACAGAGACTCGGTACATGAAGGACTCTGCCTCCTTGACTGGCCCTACACTTACTGTGACTGGCATCAGAAATATACTCCAATAAAATGTGCACCATTTTGTACGATTTGTATATAAAAAGGGATTTTCACCCTTTAACTGTATTAAAAGCCTTTTGGTTAATACACGATTGTATTTTGACTGGAAATCGCAATCATGTGTAAATGAAAAATAGTTATGCCAATGTGCCAGACAAGGAATGCAAGGTGCTTTTTTCGAAATTGGCGTGAATCGTGAAGAGTATACCAGTAAATATTTATTCTATGAATATTTCAAATTGGCTTTGGAAAAGAGAAATATACATCTATTTTTCACCGATCAATGTATGCGTCACACCTTCACTTCAGTTTAAAGTACCAAATGAAGTTGGCAGGCACTAGATTCCCCTGAAAAATGGGTGTGATTGGAGATGGGGTTCATTTTGTTATGGAATGTCTAAAATTTGGTGATCCCGGAAAAAGATTTATTCCTAAAAAGTACATTAAATAACAAAAGGAATGTGCTCAGTTGACTTATTATTTCTAAAGCTAAATCAATGTATGTGTTGTTTCCGCCTATCCTCCATGCCACAACAGGGGTCAGAGGATTTAATTTTCTGGATTTCTTGGCGAGTAAGCAGTGGTGACTAGCAATCCAAACCCACCAAATGTAAAAGAACCAAACGGGGAAAATTGATGTGTGAGATGTTCTTTCAGTCATGTCATCATAACCAATTTAATGAAACAGGATGACTGTTCAGAAATTGCATTACTGTTTGTTAAATCACCAATTGAATTTGCTCAGTTggcttttaatgttttttttgtttttaaaattaaaGCAATGTATCTGTTGTTAATGTCCATTTTTCATGCCCCAAATTGGGTAAAAGGATGAAATTTTCTTGATTTCTTGGCATGTAGGCAGTGGTGACTTGTAATTCAAATCAGTACTGCTCTCCGATGCTATACAATATCAACAGCTGAAAAATAAGAGAGAACCAGTCGTTCATATACCTGTCGGATCTGTTTGGTCTTTTTCTTTATCAAGCTATGCAGTCAGATTCGTTGGCCATGATTAACGAACATTGTTCCACATTACGCCAATCTGGCCACATGGAAAACatggttctgtgtgtgcatgtgcaaccCAGGAAACGGATGAATAACTTAGCACACCAGTGACTTACTCCATGGACTGCACAGATTTACAAAGGCAGGCAGTAAAATGATTACTGAAATGTACATGTTAAACTAACCTTCTAAACAAACAACAGTAGGATAAACCACAGTGATATTCACGCACATGCACGAGGATGATGAATGCATGAGCTGGAATTAGTATGATGCGTCCTGCTCATATAAATCCGTTGTGACTAAAAATGTAAAATaacccatgtatatatatatatatatatatatatatatatatatatatatatgtgtgtgtgtgtgtgtgtgtgtgtttgtgtgtgtgtgtgtatgtgtgtgtgtgtgtgtgtgtgtgtgtgtatgtgtgtgtgtgtgtgtatgtatgtgtgtgtgtatccacacaTATCTACCTATCTTTTGGATAGATGCATCCCGCATCGATTAACACTGTTATCGTGGATGGACAGATGGGTCGATGAATGAATATGTGGatcagtggatggatggatggatgatgggtcCTTATATGTGTCAGGTATCACCATCTACCCCAGCAAGCAagagagaagaaggtgaaggtcatCTACTGTTACCGAAACCCCAAGGACTGTTGGGTGTCTCTCTACAACATCGCCCGTGGCATACAAATCATACCATCCTATGAGGGCACGTGGTCCCACTTCTTCGATCTCATGATCGAAAATGGATGTGAGTGTTGGTGGACAGTACTTAGTAGTTTAGGTTTCCAGTCACGTGAAAACTACACCTTTctaacacccccacacatgcggaAATGTTAGTGCTATACTCATGTCCTCATCCCTGGGGGAaacagcccgaatatcacacataTTAATTCACTTTAAGTTGAATACGATGTAATGGAAtaatatacaacacaatactattgAATGGTGTGCAGTGTGGTCTTGTgttttgcaatacaatgcagtccaATCCAGTACAATTttattactattactgctgctggcACTTCTGATCTTTACATATGTTTCTCCCTGACTGTTGATTctgttacaatatatatatatatatatatatatatatatatatatatttatatatatatatatatatgtgtgtgtgtgtgtgtgtgtgtgtgtgtgtgtgtgtgtgtgtgtgtgtgtgtgtgttttcagactgGTACGGGGACTGGTTTGATCACGTGTTGGACTGGGAGAAAGCAAAGAGCGATCATCCGGATGATATCTTCTTCTCCTGCTATGAGCTGATGAAGAGGGTAAAGACTGTGATGCTGTGATGGATGATGTGCTGGTTTGACAAGTGGGCTGAACCGCCTCATTCAAAGGAGAAAGATGATAAACGTGAAGAACACacgtggaaaataaataaatgtctaCAAGAACTCCTTTAGTTTGATTCGGAAATAtgtgagacaaagaaaaaaaaagagagtttccTGCGAAAGGTGGCTATTCAGTTTGAGGGTGATTTGAAAAGGAAATCGTCAGAATTTTGTATAAGACAACAACTTTGTGTTCTGAGAACTATTTGCTTTTATTTCGTGAAGGCTATTTAGTAAATGTATGCACTTCAGATTTCCTTAGCTATGGAAACTTGTTTCGTCTAATTCCCATTAATTTTACATTAGTGTCAGATGTTCAAATTCGGCAATTCCAAAAAGCGCGAGTCTGATAAGAAGATGTGAGTGCCAGACATGGCTGTATTGTTAGTAATAAACAGCATAGTTTACCACTCACAGAAATTTACCAGTAAACTTTTGATTGCGAGATCAGTTTATTCTCCGGATTACAGTTTTAGCAggacaatgaaacaagaaatgactCAGTGCTGTGTATCTCACAGGAGATGACTCAGTGCTGTGTATCTCACAGGAAATGAGTCAGTGCTGTATATCTCACAGAAAATGACTCAGTGCTGTGTATCTCACAGGAAATGAGTCAGTGCTGTGTATCTCACAGGA
Coding sequences within it:
- the LOC143295003 gene encoding sulfotransferase 1B1-like; protein product: MTVAAHLKDRHGNDIYYGNGGDTWFIPSTHIKDYREHLKKIRHMELRDDDVILASFPRSGTIWHHQILYMLLHNNTDYVGRMEQDHFEWTEFEKLSRSEGPQTYATHLRYHHLPQQAREKKVKVIYCYRNPKDCWVSLYNIARGIQIIPSYEGTWSHFFDLMIENGYWYGDWFDHVLDWEKAKSDHPDDIFFSCYELMKRDPVGQIMKIDQFLGLNRGRQLCEQIAEACKFSKLKAAKEPQNPEVHGEKMWKKESGGLYRKGEIADWKNWFTVAQSEQLDAVFKKRMSESKLPFFFE